From one Lolium rigidum isolate FL_2022 chromosome 4, APGP_CSIRO_Lrig_0.1, whole genome shotgun sequence genomic stretch:
- the LOC124649543 gene encoding uncharacterized protein LOC124649543 has protein sequence MASLVLRSAGSALRRSPVSEFVGKTQSSKYSTSSSGLQVNRESYQGLGAKVDELTRVLGGLKKGVKELELVLEKKDATVRRQAPFKMLAGVTIGFALGFYTNQHLSA, from the exons ATGGCTTCTCTGGTGCTCAGGTCCGCCGGCAGCGCTCTCCGGCGGTCGCCTGTCTCCGAGTTCGTCGGGAAGACCCAATCCAGCAAG TATTCCACCTCGTCCTCAGGTCTGCAGGTGAACAGGGAGAGCTATCAAGGTCTTGGTGCGAAGGTGGATGAGCTCACTCGTGTGTTAGGTGGTCTGAAGAAAGGTGTCAAAGAACTTGAGCTAGTGTTAGAGAAAAAGGACGCTACCGTCAGAAG GCAGGCTCCATTCAAGATGCTGGCGGGGGTGACGATCGGTTTCGCTCTTGGCTTCTACACAAACCAGCATCTTAGTGCTTGA
- the LOC124708555 gene encoding 60S ribosomal protein L2, mitochondrial-like, translating into MKVAKTLVKALTGKTVTAGRNSSGRITSFHRGGGHKRSLREIDFKRDTSSVGIVERIEYDPNRSSKIALVRWIEGVGQKDASYKADRAPVNYILASHQMEVGSMVVNSDCSKPSTTGSLRPAQNADSFLRFQELFRQAHADAEGTDQAEAAVTAAPLPPADLLDLNSKVGNCMPLADIRMGTWVHSIECRPGQGAQLVRAAGTYAKVVKESASQCLVRLPSGAEKLIDSRCRATIGIVSNPSHGAQELRKAGHSRWLGWRPVVRGVAMNPVDHPHGGGEGRTKGGRPSVSPWGKPTKAGYKTARKQKA; encoded by the coding sequence ATGAAGGTTGCCAAGACCTTGGTCAAGGCCCTGACCGGCAAGACCGTCACCGCAGGGAGGAACTCTTCCGGCCGAATCACTTCGTTTCACCGAGGTGGTGGGCACAAGAGATCGCTTAGAGAAATCGACTTCAAGAGAGACACCTCGTCTGTTGGCATTGTGGAAAGGATTGAGTATGACCCTAACCGCTCTTCTAAGATCGCTCTTGTCCGATGGATCGAAGGGGTAGGGCAGAAGGATGCATCGTATAAGGCTGACCGTGCACCTGTCAATTATATACTAGCCAGTCATCAAATGGAAGTGGGCAGTATGGTGGTAAACAGCGACTGCTCCAAGCCTTCTACAACCGGCTCTCTGCGACCTGCCCAGAATGCTGATTCTTTCCTTCGGTTCCAAGAGCTCTTTCGCCAAGCCCATGCAGATGCAGAGGGGACTGATCAAGCAGAGGCTGCAGTTACTGCTGCACCACTCCCGCCTGCCGACCTATTGGATCTCAATTCCAAGGTAGGGAACTGCATGCCGTTAGCTGATATTCGTATGGGAACGTGGGTACACAGCATCGAGTGTCGGCCTGGCCAAGGAGCACAGCTGGTTCGAGCTGCTGGAACTTACGCTAAAGTGGTCAAGGAGTCAGCCTCCCAGTGTCTTGTAAGGCTGCCTTCAGGTGCTGAGAAACTCATAGATTCCCGATGCCGAGCTACCATTGGTATAGTTTCCAACCCCTCCCATGGTGCGCAAGAACTTAGGAAAGCAGGGCACAGCAGGTGGTTAGGCTGGCGCCCGGTTGTTCGTGGTGTTGCAATGAATCCAGTGGATCATCCTCATGGTGGAGGCGAGGGCCGTACGAAAGGTGGTAGGCCATCGGTGTCACCTTGGGGGAAGCCCACCAAAGCAGGTTATAAGACAGCGAGGAAACAAAAAGCTTAG